A stretch of DNA from candidate division WOR-3 bacterium:
TGCTTTAGGTGCGCCGGCTCGACATCTTGCTTCTAAATATGGTGTATTTGTCAAAGGTGTTGATGCGACTAAAACTATGCTTGAAAAAGCCCGGCAAAGAACTAAAGAAGCAAAACTGGAACATATGATTGAGTTTTATGAAGGAAATGCGATGGATTTACCATTTAAGAAAGAAACCTTTGACATCGTATGGGGACAAGAGGCTTGGTGTTATGTTACCGATAAAGACCGACTGATTAAAGAAGCGTATCGGGTTCTAAAACCAGGGGGAAAAATTGGTTTTACTGACTGGATTATTACCGGTAAAATTAGTAAAGAAGAACTTGACCCACTTTATGACTCAATGGCATTTCCCTATATGGAAACTTTTGAAGGATACCAAGAACTACTTAAAAAGAACGGATTTAAGATACTTGAAGCGCTCGACCAGACTGAAGAATTTGCGAAATGCTTTGATGAGTATTATGACACGGTTCACAATAAACTCAAACCGACAATAATACAGAACTTTGGGCAAGACCTATTCAACTTTGCATCTAATCTCGTCACGATTTGGCGTAAAGCCGCTCACGAGCATAAAGTAGGCCGAGGCTTATATATCGCTCAGAAATAGCGATAAACCACATCAGAGAGGGCGGTTTTCTTTCAAATTCGATTTATTACCGCCCTCTGTTTTAGTAAAATATAAAAAATTGAGTGGTGGTCAGAGAATATTAGGGTCAAAAATGCGCTTGCCAAAGTTTGTTTGTTAACTGATTAAAAATAATGAAGGTGCAGGTGATGCAAAAGAGCAATAGTTCTGAAATCAGTATTATGAGTTTATTTGAATCTTTTGAATAAAGTTACTGAATATAAAATTGTTCTTTGATAGTAACATTGACAACATTGAGAATTTTATAGCAGATATTATAGAACATCGCCACATTTAACCAATGACAGAAACCATAAGTACAGTAAATTGACAAACACTTGGACTATTATCTTGGAGACAAAATGATTATAGATAAAATAAAAGAAGCAGTTGTTCAGATGGATGAAAACACAGTAAAGGAAATGGTCTATTTAGCCCTCAAAAAGAATTATGCTCCCAATGAGATTCTTGAAAGAGGACTTGTTGCTGGTATGAAAGAAGTAGGAAGATTGTTTTCATGTCAAAAATATTTTGTTCCCGAAGTTCTTTTAGCCTCAGAATCTTTTTATGCTGGCTTCAATATTATCAGTCCTTTATTGAAAAAACAGACTACACAGTCTAAAGGAAAAATTGTAATTGGCGTCGTTGAAGGTGACATTCATGATATTGGTAAAAATATTGTTAAAGTTATGCTTGAAGCATCAGGATATAAAGTTATTGATTTAGGCCATAACATATCAGTTGAAAAGTTTATTAGTGCCGTTAAAAGAGAACGACCGGCGGTCTTAGCCCTGTCCAGTTTAATGACAACAACGATGATGCAAATGGAGAAAGTGATAAAAGAACTTGAGAATGAGAATCTTCGGGAATGCGTCAAAGTTATTGTTGGCGGAGCGCCACTCAATCAAAACTTTGCTGATTATATTCATGCTGATGGTTATGGTCAAGATGCGGCTGAAGCCGTTTTATTAGTAGAGAAGTTGATTCGTGGATAAAATAACTGCGGTTATAAAAGGGAAAGACCAAAAAGCAGTATTCCCTATTGTTAGTACAGACCATTGCGCCTATTTGTTGAAACAGAAATTTTCTGATGTAATATTTGATGCCCAAAAATTAGCTGAGGTTTTAGAATATGGATATAAACTATATGATTATGATATGGTTTTGGTTTTTACTGACCCTTATGTTGAGGCACAAGCTTTGGGTTGTCAAATAGAGTTCACACCTTATCCAATTCTCATAAGCGCTCAAACCGAGAAGAGACTTGACCGCACACCAATAATTATTGAAGCCGTAAAAATTCTTAAAAAGAAAATCAGTTGTCCTATATTTGTGTCGATAAAAGGACCTTTTTCCCTGGCATCTTTTCTGATTGGAATCAATAAATTTTTACGGTTGGTATTAACGGATGAACTTTTTGTGCATCAAACAATTAACCAGGCGTTGCAATTTCAATTGAAATATTTAGCACAACTGGTAGCACTCGATGTGAATATTTTTCTTGGCGACCCCGTTGCTTCTGGAAGCGTCATTTCTTCAGATATTTTTCAAAAATATGCATTTGAACCACTCCGCATCCTTGTAAATAAAATTAAAGAAAAAAGATTGTTAGCCGGAGTCCACATATGTGGAAATATTAAACCAATTATCAATTTCCTTGACAAACTTAACGCTGACATATTAAGCCTTGAAGACATTTTC
This window harbors:
- a CDS encoding corrinoid protein: MIIDKIKEAVVQMDENTVKEMVYLALKKNYAPNEILERGLVAGMKEVGRLFSCQKYFVPEVLLASESFYAGFNIISPLLKKQTTQSKGKIVIGVVEGDIHDIGKNIVKVMLEASGYKVIDLGHNISVEKFISAVKRERPAVLALSSLMTTTMMQMEKVIKELENENLRECVKVIVGGAPLNQNFADYIHADGYGQDAAEAVLLVEKLIRG
- a CDS encoding methyltransferase domain-containing protein — its product is MTYVKDYTIKDVQDVYDGPGGLLWEAVMGEQIHSGGPEATDILATKLGLQKGMLVCDICSALGAPARHLASKYGVFVKGVDATKTMLEKARQRTKEAKLEHMIEFYEGNAMDLPFKKETFDIVWGQEAWCYVTDKDRLIKEAYRVLKPGGKIGFTDWIITGKISKEELDPLYDSMAFPYMETFEGYQELLKKNGFKILEALDQTEEFAKCFDEYYDTVHNKLKPTIIQNFGQDLFNFASNLVTIWRKAAHEHKVGRGLYIAQK